A DNA window from Plasmodium brasilianum strain Bolivian I chromosome 12, whole genome shotgun sequence contains the following coding sequences:
- a CDS encoding hypothetical protein (conserved Plasmodium protein), translating to MIDEEKKKMSDFLGTRITNLDVSEIRKEFSKKRKHFDEYDFYVFYKNLVASDKKRKGKRSKKSGNKEEEFKPCNYVSSIYKSKKVVKKSIYDYIDDEDNIYEDIVTNENFADDKNFTDNISFTFFNESISYTLLRNNNYIDGIPIGVDLKIKNNNKKESSWRSEEKNLSQHLPDLSSAATPREKYDIPPRYIYKNKEEDIENKGSLPSVRYCNDKLSKTNENGQELRKKENTKGGNIKVVQKAQNARKEIGPKLPDIFEEIRKNIGNDNNDNNERNENEYINILSYKNHIILIKMKEQREFEKRIKELYVPKNNFEGAFFQNNVNSIYQKKKKEVSSLCNDFSKNTGGHRNIEMGSISGKGSFFSADRGDKKMFSHVPDDSYSDSSVENVYASWQHKKLYDECTSEVEEGGGRGGSGVHSRSSSGDSSRRSMQITRAFPFVMCDPSFLHANEMHICYKLYHFFFCSKKKDRKNGGESYRNVEELKDLYIRYSKLIRINNEDVLSKNELINLYVPKKNWVQANNSEIGDENCKNEIYVLKNRINFNNDLKKKNRFCFFCKMKENKIRVKNIFSSKEREEFTELMNKFKIFYLDFYTDQIINEDLNTNFQIYNYEFSKCVYDKLNISNVYKGNANLEKDSTPTLCDSFLNIPQFIFESIFSS from the coding sequence ATGATtgatgaggaaaaaaaaaagatgtcCGACTTTCTAGGAACAAGAATTACAAATCTGGATGTGTCTGAAATAAGAAAAGAGTTTagtaaaaagagaaaacatTTTGATGAATAcgatttttatgttttttacaaaaatttagtTGCATCggataaaaagagaaaaggaaaaagaagcaAGAAAAGTGGTAATAAAGAGGAAGAATTCAAACCGTGTAATTACGTATCAAGTATATACAAAAGTAAGAAAGTAGTTAAAAAGAGcatatatgattatatagatgatgaagataatatatatgaagacATAGTGACCAATGAGAATTTTGCAGATGACAAAAATTTTACAGATAACATTAGCTTTACCTTTTTTAATGAAAGTATTTCATATACATTACTGAGaaataacaattatattGATGGTATACCAATTGGAGTTGAtcttaaaataaagaataataataagaaagaaAGTTCTTGGAGAAgtgaggaaaaaaatttatcccAACATTTACCTGATTTATCGTCGGCTGCTACACCTCGTGAGAAGTATGATATTCCACCAAggtatatttacaaaaataaagaagaagatattgaaaataaaggAAGTTTACCATCAGTAAGGTATTGTAATGATAAATTAAGCAAGACGAATGAAAATGGACAGGAgttgagaaaaaaagaaaatactaaaggtggaaatataaaagtgGTGCAAAAGGCACAAAATGCACGCAAGGAAATAGGCCCAAAATTGCCCGATATTTTTGAAGAGATCAGAAAGAATATTggaaatgataataatgataataatgaacggaatgaaaatgaatacataaatattttatcctATAAGAACcacattattttaattaaaatgaaagagCAGAGAGAATTCGAAAAACGAATTAAGGAGTTATATGtaccaaaaaataattttgaggGAGCTTTCtttcaaaataatgtaaatagtatatatcagaaaaaaaaaaaagaagtaagtTCACTCTGTAATGATTTTTCGAAAAACACAGGAGGTCATCGTAATATAGAAATGGGGAGTATATCTGGAAAAGGCTCCTTTTTTTCTGCGGATAGAGGAGATAAGAAAATGTTCAGTCATGTTCCGGACGATAGTTACTCGGACAGCTCTGTAGAGAATGTTTATGCGAGTTGGCAGCATAAGAAATTATATGATGAATGCACCTCGGAAGTTGAAGAAGGGGGAGGGAGAGGGGGAAGCGGTGTTCATAGTCGTAGCAGTAGTGGTGATAGTAGCCGAAGGAGCATGCAGATTACCCGTGCTTTCCCGTTCGTCATGTGTGATCCGTCCTTTTTGCACGCGAACGAAATGCACATTTGTTACAAATtgtaccatttttttttttgttcgaAAAAGAAAGATAGAAAAAATGGAGGTGAGAGTTATCGAAACGTGGAAGAGTTAAAggatttatatatacgatACTCCAAgttaataagaataaataacgAAGATGTTTTGAGCAAAAATGAGTTAATAAATTTGTACGTCCCGAAGAAAAACTGGGTACAAGCCAACAATAGCGAGATAGGAGATgaaaattgcaaaaatgaaatttatgttttaaagaatagaataaattttaataacgatttaaaaaaaaaaaatagattttgttttttttgcaaaatgaaggaaaataaaataagagtaaaaaacatttttagcAGTAAGGAGCGTGAAGAATTCACTGAACTAATgaacaaatttaaaatattttatctaGATTTTTACACAGATCAGATAATAAATGAAGACTTAAATAcgaattttcaaatttataattatgaattttCTAAATGTGTTTATgacaaattaaatatttcaaatgtGTATAAGGGTAATGCAAATTTGGAAAAGGATAGCACTCCAACCTTATGTGACAGTTTCCTGAACATTCCGCAGTTCATTTTTGAATCTATTTTTTCgtcttaa